From Pseudomonas poae, the proteins below share one genomic window:
- a CDS encoding MFS transporter: protein MTAIPTSAPVVPGRLEQMSTRIAFFIAGFGIAAWAPLVPYAKARADLSEGTLGLLLLCLGVGSIIAMPAAGALASRFGCRRVLSAGTIMICLALPMLATVTSIPLLIAALFLFGAGLGTVDSTVNLQAVIVERASGKTMMSGFHGLFSLGGIVGAAGVAGLLGLGLSPLQATLVVIVVMIAALLKAGPHLLPYGSESSGPAFAIPHGVVLFIGCLCFIVFLAEGAVLDWSAVFLSAERGLDEAYAGLGYAAFALTMTAGRLTGDAIVRRLGATRVIVIGGALATAGMLLATWFPAWETALLGYALVGAGCSNIVPVLYTAVGKQKVMPEHIAVPAITTLGYAGILAGPAVIGFIAHGSSLSTAFVLIAVLLAAVSISGKILKV from the coding sequence ATGACTGCCATCCCCACTTCTGCGCCCGTGGTTCCCGGGCGACTGGAGCAAATGTCGACCCGTATCGCTTTTTTCATCGCCGGTTTCGGTATCGCCGCCTGGGCACCGCTGGTGCCGTATGCCAAGGCCCGCGCCGACCTGAGTGAAGGCACCCTGGGCCTGTTGCTGCTGTGCCTGGGGGTGGGTTCGATCATCGCCATGCCCGCAGCGGGCGCATTGGCTTCGCGCTTTGGCTGCCGTCGCGTGCTGAGCGCCGGCACGATCATGATCTGCCTGGCGCTGCCGATGCTGGCCACGGTCACTTCGATACCTTTGCTGATAGCGGCGTTGTTCCTGTTTGGGGCCGGCCTGGGCACGGTGGATTCCACGGTCAATTTACAGGCGGTGATCGTCGAGCGAGCCAGCGGCAAAACCATGATGTCGGGCTTTCACGGGTTGTTCAGCCTGGGCGGGATTGTCGGTGCGGCAGGTGTCGCAGGGCTGCTGGGCCTGGGCCTTTCACCGCTGCAGGCGACCCTGGTGGTGATCGTCGTGATGATTGCGGCGTTGCTCAAGGCCGGGCCGCACCTGCTGCCTTACGGCAGCGAGAGTTCGGGGCCGGCCTTTGCGATACCCCACGGCGTGGTGCTGTTTATCGGTTGCCTGTGTTTTATTGTATTTTTGGCCGAAGGCGCGGTGCTGGACTGGAGCGCGGTGTTCCTCAGCGCCGAGCGCGGCCTGGACGAAGCCTACGCTGGCCTGGGTTACGCGGCGTTTGCCTTGACCATGACCGCCGGGCGCCTGACCGGTGATGCCATCGTGCGGCGCCTGGGCGCGACCCGAGTGATCGTGATCGGCGGCGCGCTGGCCACCGCCGGTATGTTGCTGGCAACCTGGTTCCCCGCGTGGGAAACCGCACTGCTGGGGTATGCGCTGGTGGGCGCCGGTTGTTCGAATATCGTGCCGGTGTTGTACACCGCCGTCGGCAAGCAAAAGGTCATGCCGGAACATATTGCCGTGCCAGCCATTACCACCTTGGGTTACGCGGGCATTCTTGCCGGCCCCGCCGTGATTGGTTTCATCGCCCATGGCAGTAGCCTGAGCACCGCCTTTGTGCTGATCGCGGTGTTGTTGGCGGCCGTGTCCATCAGCGGCAAAATCCTCAAGGTGTAA
- a CDS encoding type III secretion effector protein, with protein sequence MRGTLSVLHHRTLQNFPVARANLSPPGITSTDSQLATALEKAFGLLHPFLNDGRLTWSSLQRVAARHTGESEALDRTVAVVREILKRPRLSDAILSRDGDITRDSLAAAAQALQGNSSPSLFSQDPFHAHGNAQVVQALQGQFEQLRDKTRDRTFLFEHHQYLEIATLKAVMQDPYDVDQLGAPVLEPSTGMPRPKYSELCVYTAKNILERPGLLPALARASGARLFGPPHKEGWLSNKSLDRWLEQDEAHKAR encoded by the coding sequence TTGCGCGGAACCTTGTCGGTGCTGCATCACCGCACGTTGCAGAACTTCCCCGTGGCCCGTGCGAACCTGTCCCCACCCGGCATAACGTCCACCGACAGCCAATTGGCGACGGCCCTGGAAAAAGCCTTTGGCCTGCTGCACCCCTTTCTGAATGACGGGCGCTTGACCTGGTCGTCGCTGCAGCGGGTTGCCGCTCGGCACACCGGTGAAAGCGAAGCGCTGGACCGAACGGTGGCGGTGGTCAGGGAAATCCTCAAGCGCCCGCGGTTGAGCGACGCAATCCTGAGTCGCGACGGTGATATCACCCGCGACAGCCTTGCGGCAGCCGCCCAGGCGTTACAGGGCAACAGCTCCCCGAGCCTGTTCAGCCAGGACCCGTTCCATGCCCATGGCAATGCCCAAGTGGTGCAAGCCCTGCAAGGTCAATTCGAGCAATTGCGAGACAAGACCAGGGACCGCACCTTTCTCTTCGAGCACCACCAGTACCTCGAAATTGCCACGCTCAAGGCGGTCATGCAGGACCCGTACGATGTGGATCAACTGGGCGCACCGGTGCTGGAACCGTCTACGGGCATGCCCCGGCCCAAGTACAGCGAACTCTGCGTCTACACGGCAAAGAACATTCTTGAGCGCCCGGGGTTGCTGCCTGCATTGGCGCGTGCGAGCGGCGCCCGGTTGTTTGGTCCGCCGCACAAGGAAGGCTGGCTCAGCAACAAAAGCCTCGATCGCTGGCTGGAGCAGGACGAGGCGCATAAAGCCCGCTGA
- a CDS encoding type III secretion effector protein: protein MRAFAGQRKFQAPVADDFYRGMLADGQSYGGNSLKHTGLINSLAAWWRRHTLD, encoded by the coding sequence ATGAGGGCTTTTGCCGGCCAGCGCAAATTCCAGGCGCCGGTTGCCGATGACTTTTACCGGGGCATGCTCGCCGACGGGCAAAGCTATGGCGGCAACTCGCTGAAACACACCGGATTGATCAATAGCCTGGCGGCCTGGTGGCGCAGGCACACGCTGGATTGA
- a CDS encoding TonB-dependent siderophore receptor: MKKLAVYNNKISRWAPLALALAVSAAVPLAYAADGIHIQAQPLGAALSQLGQQTSLQVFFSPDIVAGKQAPAVDGNLSPEQALRQLLQGSGLDYQIDAGSVTLRPLSGGTGEAGSPLELGATDIKVVGDWLGDANAEVVQNHPGARTVIRREAMVEQGAMNVGDVLRRVPGVQVQESNGTGGSDISLNVGVRGLTSRLSPRSTVLIDGVPAAFAPYGQPQLSMAPISSGNLDSIDVVRGAGSVRYGPQNVGGVINFVTRAIPEKFSGEVGSTLQTSAHGGWKHIDNAFIGGTADNGIGAALLYSGVNGNGYRNSNNSNDIDDVIFKTHWAPTDQDDFSLNFHYYDASADMPGGLTQKQFDANPYQSVRDWDNFSGRRKDVSFKYIRQIDDRTQAEVLTYYSDSFRGSNIANRDLRTLGSYPRTYYTFGIEPRVSHVFDVGPSTQEVSLGYRYLKEGMHEQATSLSLVNNVPTPVGRNDGHVYQDRTGGTEANAFYVDNKIDIGKWTITPGIRFEDIRTEWHDRPVIPLTGPRTLEKRREIHNNEPLPALSVMYHLSDAWKLFANYETSFGSLQYFQLGQGGTGDQTANGLNPEKAKTYEVGTRYNDSVWGGELTFFYIDFSDELQYVSNDVGWTNLGATKHTGIEASAHYDLSNLDPRLDGLTANAGFTYTKATSEGDVPFKGRDLPLYSREVATLGLRYDINHWTHNLDVYAQSGQRAPGTTNTYITQGTADGQFGDIPGYVSVNVRSGYDFGEQLSNLKLGVGVKNVFDQQHYTRSSDNNAGLYLGEPRTFFVQASVGF; the protein is encoded by the coding sequence GTGAAAAAACTTGCCGTCTACAACAATAAAATCTCCCGCTGGGCGCCGCTGGCCCTGGCGCTTGCGGTCAGTGCCGCGGTGCCGTTGGCCTACGCTGCCGACGGTATTCATATCCAGGCTCAACCCCTGGGCGCGGCATTGAGCCAACTGGGCCAGCAGACGTCGCTGCAAGTGTTCTTCAGCCCCGATATCGTCGCGGGCAAGCAGGCTCCGGCGGTCGACGGCAACCTGTCCCCCGAACAGGCCCTGCGCCAACTGCTGCAAGGCAGTGGCCTGGATTACCAGATCGACGCCGGCTCGGTGACCCTGCGCCCGTTGAGCGGCGGCACCGGTGAAGCCGGTTCGCCCCTGGAACTGGGTGCTACCGACATCAAGGTGGTCGGTGACTGGCTGGGCGATGCCAACGCCGAAGTGGTACAGAACCACCCCGGCGCACGTACGGTGATCCGCCGCGAAGCCATGGTGGAGCAGGGCGCGATGAACGTCGGTGACGTGCTGCGCCGCGTGCCCGGTGTGCAGGTGCAGGAATCCAACGGCACCGGCGGCAGTGATATTTCCCTCAATGTCGGCGTTCGCGGCCTGACGTCGCGGCTGTCGCCACGCTCCACTGTGCTGATCGACGGCGTACCGGCGGCGTTCGCGCCGTATGGTCAGCCGCAGTTGTCGATGGCGCCGATTTCCTCGGGCAACCTGGACAGCATCGATGTGGTACGCGGTGCCGGCTCCGTGCGTTATGGGCCACAGAACGTCGGGGGCGTGATCAACTTCGTGACCCGCGCCATCCCCGAGAAATTCTCCGGCGAAGTCGGCAGCACCCTGCAAACCTCCGCCCATGGCGGCTGGAAGCACATCGATAACGCGTTTATCGGCGGCACCGCCGACAACGGCATCGGCGCGGCGCTGCTGTACTCCGGGGTCAACGGCAACGGCTATCGCAACAGCAACAACTCCAACGACATCGACGATGTGATCTTCAAAACCCACTGGGCGCCGACCGATCAAGACGACTTCTCGCTGAATTTCCACTACTACGACGCCAGCGCCGACATGCCCGGCGGCTTGACCCAGAAGCAATTCGACGCCAACCCCTACCAATCGGTACGCGACTGGGACAACTTCAGCGGCCGCCGCAAGGACGTGTCCTTCAAGTACATCCGTCAGATCGATGACCGTACCCAGGCCGAAGTGCTGACTTACTATTCCGACAGCTTCCGTGGCAGCAACATTGCCAACCGCGACCTCAGGACCCTCGGTTCCTACCCGCGCACCTATTACACCTTTGGCATCGAGCCGCGGGTGTCCCATGTGTTCGACGTGGGGCCCAGCACCCAGGAAGTCAGCCTGGGTTATCGCTACCTCAAAGAAGGCATGCACGAGCAGGCCACCAGTCTGAGCCTGGTCAATAACGTACCGACGCCGGTAGGCCGCAATGATGGCCACGTTTATCAGGACCGCACCGGAGGTACCGAAGCCAACGCTTTCTATGTCGATAACAAGATCGATATCGGCAAGTGGACGATCACCCCGGGTATCCGTTTTGAAGACATCCGCACTGAATGGCACGACCGCCCGGTTATCCCGCTGACCGGCCCGCGCACTCTGGAAAAACGCCGCGAGATCCACAACAACGAGCCGCTGCCGGCGCTGAGCGTGATGTATCACCTGTCTGATGCCTGGAAACTGTTCGCCAACTACGAGACCTCGTTCGGCAGCCTGCAATACTTCCAGCTGGGTCAGGGCGGCACCGGCGACCAGACCGCCAACGGTTTGAACCCGGAAAAGGCCAAGACCTACGAGGTGGGCACGCGCTACAACGACAGCGTGTGGGGCGGCGAGCTGACGTTCTTCTACATCGACTTCTCGGATGAGCTGCAATACGTCAGTAACGATGTGGGGTGGACCAACCTTGGTGCTACCAAGCACACCGGTATCGAAGCGTCGGCCCACTACGACCTGTCCAACCTGGACCCACGTCTTGACGGCCTGACCGCCAATGCCGGGTTCACCTACACCAAGGCCACCTCCGAGGGCGACGTGCCGTTCAAGGGCCGTGACTTGCCGCTGTACTCCCGTGAAGTGGCGACCCTGGGGCTGCGTTACGACATCAACCACTGGACCCACAACCTGGATGTGTACGCCCAGTCCGGCCAGCGCGCACCGGGCACCACCAACACCTACATCACCCAGGGCACGGCGGATGGCCAGTTCGGTGATATCCCGGGTTATGTCTCAGTCAACGTGCGCAGTGGGTATGACTTCGGCGAGCAATTGTCCAACCTCAAGCTGGGGGTTGGCGTGAAAAACGTCTTTGACCAGCAGCACTACACGCGTTCGAGCGATAACAATGCCGGGTTGTACCTGGGCGAGCCACGTACGTTCTTTGTACAGGCCAGCGTAGGGTTCTGA
- a CDS encoding FecR family protein, which translates to MMDSRTRDEAAHWFVRLQDADVSSAEREQFDAWRTEQPEHQYEFDVLQGMWTATDLVPKARLQALCEAPAERPQRRAVLRYAVAASVVAVALGLGLFSGLGQPKPYTAEFSTRLGEHRQVALPDGSVMDLNSRSRVAVRYEKDRRGVELKQGEAMFSVEHDTRRPFVVAAGAGQVTVTGTRFDVRRDDDQTRVVVEAGTVKVQGRSPDELVTLTAGRGTHVDSQGLVAAAYAVNAEELTAWRTGKLVFNNASLGEVAREVSRYREQPLRVSTPAVGNLRLTSVFKANDTDALLKALPHILPVALRTLPDGSQEIISR; encoded by the coding sequence ATGATGGATAGCCGCACTCGCGACGAAGCCGCGCACTGGTTTGTACGCCTGCAGGACGCCGACGTGAGCAGCGCCGAGCGCGAGCAGTTCGACGCATGGCGCACGGAGCAGCCTGAACACCAATATGAATTCGATGTGTTGCAAGGCATGTGGACCGCCACCGACCTGGTGCCCAAGGCCCGCCTGCAGGCACTCTGCGAAGCACCGGCCGAGCGCCCCCAACGCCGTGCAGTGTTGCGTTACGCGGTGGCGGCCAGTGTGGTCGCCGTCGCCCTGGGGCTGGGACTGTTCAGTGGTCTCGGCCAGCCCAAACCGTATACGGCCGAGTTCAGCACCCGCCTGGGCGAACATCGCCAGGTGGCGCTGCCCGATGGTTCGGTGATGGACCTCAACAGCCGCAGCCGTGTCGCGGTGCGCTATGAAAAAGACCGACGCGGCGTGGAGCTGAAGCAGGGTGAGGCGATGTTCAGCGTCGAGCACGACACCCGCCGGCCGTTTGTGGTGGCGGCCGGGGCAGGGCAGGTGACGGTCACCGGCACACGCTTTGATGTACGCCGCGATGACGACCAGACCCGTGTGGTGGTTGAGGCCGGCACCGTGAAGGTGCAAGGCCGTTCGCCGGATGAGTTGGTGACCCTGACGGCGGGCCGCGGCACTCACGTCGACAGCCAGGGCCTGGTGGCAGCGGCCTACGCCGTGAACGCCGAGGAACTGACAGCCTGGCGCACCGGCAAGCTGGTCTTCAATAACGCCTCGCTGGGTGAGGTGGCCCGGGAAGTCTCGCGTTATCGCGAGCAACCGTTGCGGGTCAGTACCCCGGCGGTCGGCAACCTGCGCCTGACCAGTGTATTCAAGGCCAACGACACCGACGCCTTGCTCAAGGCCCTGCCACACATCCTGCCGGTGGCGTTGCGCACCTTGCCGGACGGCAGCCAGGAAATAATTTCCCGCTGA
- a CDS encoding sigma-70 family RNA polymerase sigma factor — translation MIPQPPRRTGFLQHYEELIGTWTRRLRNRQQAEDLAHDTFVRVLEAKSIDIAQPRAYLHQTARNIAVDAYRREDRREAMALETCDQRSPDSGDPEHFMHAIQLADSIERALAELPLNCRKIFIWQKIEGLTQQEIAERLGLSKNMVEKYMIRTLRHLRDRLDAMAP, via the coding sequence ATGATTCCTCAGCCGCCCCGCAGAACAGGCTTTTTGCAGCATTACGAAGAGTTGATCGGAACCTGGACGCGTCGCCTGAGAAACCGTCAGCAGGCTGAAGATCTGGCCCACGACACCTTTGTGCGGGTGCTTGAGGCAAAATCCATCGATATTGCGCAGCCGCGTGCCTATCTGCATCAAACCGCACGCAATATAGCCGTGGACGCCTATCGACGCGAAGACCGTCGTGAAGCCATGGCGCTGGAAACCTGTGATCAGCGCTCGCCCGACAGTGGTGACCCGGAGCATTTCATGCACGCGATCCAGTTGGCGGACTCCATCGAACGGGCCCTGGCCGAATTGCCGCTCAACTGCCGCAAGATTTTCATCTGGCAGAAAATCGAGGGCCTGACCCAGCAGGAAATCGCCGAGCGCCTGGGCTTGTCTAAAAACATGGTGGAAAAGTATATGATCCGCACCCTGCGGCATCTACGCGACCGCCTGGACGCGATGGCCCCATGA
- a CDS encoding CGNR zinc finger domain-containing protein translates to MTHFTGTVKSIRLIGGARVLDFINTTNGRRPGTALKFKEERLTSFQFFFEWALHASLISSREFDAYKPMVFESPIPYQPNLDAIIAFRECLYAAFYPMSLNQAAPDDALQQINHAFQQGVAWRILRSVNGRPAWDWLPCTSAQELTTLLIGRLAIEATQLLVSGDLQALRSCSATDCDWVFLDISKNKQRKWCQMSVCGSREKLSRLKQVAAQP, encoded by the coding sequence ATGACGCACTTTACGGGCACTGTAAAATCGATCCGTCTGATTGGTGGGGCCCGGGTATTGGACTTTATCAATACCACCAATGGCCGGCGCCCCGGCACTGCACTCAAGTTCAAGGAAGAGCGCCTCACCAGTTTTCAATTCTTCTTTGAATGGGCGTTACATGCGTCGTTAATCTCCTCCCGGGAGTTTGATGCCTACAAGCCCATGGTGTTTGAATCGCCTATTCCCTATCAGCCGAACCTGGACGCGATTATCGCGTTCAGGGAGTGCCTGTACGCGGCGTTCTATCCGATGTCATTGAACCAGGCCGCGCCGGATGACGCCTTGCAGCAGATCAATCACGCGTTCCAGCAAGGTGTGGCCTGGCGGATACTGCGCTCGGTCAACGGCAGGCCTGCCTGGGACTGGCTACCCTGCACCTCGGCGCAGGAATTGACCACCTTGCTGATCGGGCGTCTGGCGATTGAGGCCACGCAATTGCTGGTGTCCGGTGATCTCCAAGCGTTGAGGAGCTGCAGCGCTACCGACTGCGATTGGGTGTTTCTCGATATCTCCAAGAACAAGCAGCGCAAATGGTGCCAGATGAGCGTATGCGGCAGCCGCGAGAAACTGAGCCGCCTCAAGCAAGTGGCCGCCCAGCCATAA
- the cysC gene encoding adenylyl-sulfate kinase — MSYFAQRQNQNLHAFAFSPLRAEHLRMKQKPVVIWMTGISASGKSTIADALDVALQAQGRFTSIIDGDSVRGGLCRDLGFTDGDRDENIRRVAEVARLMLEAGLIVIVALISPSAASRHYARSIIGNEFFVEVHVDAPLATAEQRDPKGLYKKARAGLIKNFTGIDSNYDLPVFPEVHLNTQALSVDQSVEAILDWLARNEDHA, encoded by the coding sequence ATGAGTTACTTTGCGCAACGTCAAAACCAGAATTTGCATGCATTTGCGTTCAGCCCCCTACGCGCCGAACACCTGCGTATGAAGCAAAAGCCCGTGGTTATCTGGATGACCGGTATCTCCGCGTCCGGCAAGTCGACCATCGCGGATGCATTGGACGTCGCCCTGCAGGCCCAAGGGCGCTTCACCAGCATTATTGATGGTGATTCGGTGCGCGGCGGGCTGTGTCGGGACCTGGGTTTTACCGACGGTGACCGGGATGAGAATATTCGGCGGGTCGCGGAAGTTGCCCGCTTGATGCTGGAGGCGGGGTTGATCGTGATCGTGGCGCTGATCTCGCCTTCGGCGGCCAGCCGCCATTACGCACGCTCGATCATCGGCAATGAGTTTTTTGTTGAAGTGCACGTGGATGCGCCGCTGGCAACGGCCGAACAACGCGACCCCAAAGGCTTGTATAAAAAAGCCCGTGCGGGGCTGATCAAAAACTTCACCGGTATCGACTCCAACTATGACCTGCCGGTGTTTCCGGAGGTGCACTTGAATACCCAGGCGCTGTCGGTGGACCAGTCTGTCGAGGCCATCCTGGATTGGCTTGCACGTAACGAGGATCACGCGTAG
- a CDS encoding class I SAM-dependent methyltransferase encodes MNQLSEQKHNEVASYSAQYSADFVERWDELIDWEKRKAGEGGFFEKLLREHGVRSVIDVSTGSGFHAVQLKQAGFEVVATDGSSTMLTKARANFRERGLDIESHYMDWLALDPTVLGRFDAVVCLGSSLCHVFAAHDRLRVLEKFRALLKPGGLLIVDQRNFFAIRAGKFKASGNYYYCGTNASVSLGQVDQHLCEFIYTFDNAEQYRLKVYPLLPGELATQVLASGFSAHESYGDFERDYDMMECDFVIHTARAI; translated from the coding sequence ATGAATCAGTTGTCGGAGCAAAAGCACAACGAAGTTGCCAGTTATTCAGCGCAATATTCGGCGGATTTTGTCGAGCGTTGGGACGAGTTGATTGATTGGGAAAAGAGAAAGGCCGGGGAGGGCGGCTTTTTCGAAAAGCTGCTGCGCGAACACGGCGTGCGCTCGGTGATCGATGTGTCGACGGGCAGCGGCTTCCATGCGGTACAGCTCAAGCAAGCGGGGTTTGAGGTGGTCGCCACCGACGGCAGCAGCACGATGCTGACCAAGGCGCGGGCGAACTTTCGCGAGCGCGGCCTGGACATCGAGTCGCACTACATGGACTGGCTGGCGCTCGACCCGACCGTGCTCGGGCGGTTCGATGCCGTGGTGTGCCTGGGCAGTTCGCTGTGCCATGTATTTGCCGCGCACGACCGGTTGAGGGTGCTGGAAAAGTTCAGGGCGTTGCTCAAACCGGGTGGGCTGCTGATTGTGGATCAACGCAACTTTTTTGCGATTCGCGCCGGCAAGTTCAAGGCCAGCGGTAATTACTATTACTGCGGCACCAACGCGTCGGTCAGCCTCGGGCAGGTTGATCAGCACCTGTGTGAGTTCATCTACACCTTTGATAATGCCGAACAGTATCGGCTGAAGGTGTACCCGTTATTGCCGGGTGAATTGGCGACGCAGGTCCTTGCGTCCGGGTTTTCAGCCCATGAAAGTTACGGTGATTTCGAGCGTGACTACGACATGATGGAGTGTGATTTTGTCATTCACACTGCGCGCGCCATATAG
- a CDS encoding SDR family NAD(P)-dependent oxidoreductase: MKKLIVTGAANGIGRATVEKAIEDGYFVIAADKDAEGLATLQHRYGVDVVETHVADFADNTVIKGFIPMLYERHTTIYGLVNNAGIYHGKSVYLYSDEQIDEILNVNLKALVYLSKDFAEREMRHEAPRSIVNIASVAGEVGSCDALYGATKAAVIGLTKANAWNFAPFVRVNAVSPALIHDTAIYDTIPEYRRAEYARQEILKDPILPSGVAEVILLLIGEGMRHMTGKVIPVDNGAYPR; the protein is encoded by the coding sequence ATGAAGAAGTTGATTGTTACCGGGGCCGCCAATGGCATTGGCCGGGCGACCGTGGAAAAGGCAATTGAGGACGGCTATTTCGTTATTGCCGCCGATAAGGACGCCGAGGGCCTGGCTACGTTGCAACATCGTTATGGCGTGGACGTAGTGGAAACGCACGTTGCCGACTTCGCGGACAATACAGTTATCAAGGGTTTTATCCCCATGCTGTATGAACGCCACACCACTATTTACGGGCTGGTTAATAACGCCGGTATTTATCACGGTAAAAGCGTTTACCTCTACAGCGACGAGCAAATCGACGAAATCCTCAACGTCAACCTCAAGGCGCTGGTCTATCTCTCCAAAGACTTCGCCGAACGCGAGATGCGGCACGAAGCGCCGCGCAGCATCGTCAACATTGCCTCGGTGGCGGGGGAGGTGGGCAGCTGTGATGCCCTCTACGGTGCCACCAAGGCGGCGGTGATCGGCCTGACCAAAGCCAATGCCTGGAATTTCGCACCGTTTGTGCGGGTAAACGCCGTGTCGCCGGCGCTGATCCATGACACCGCGATCTACGACACCATCCCCGAGTACCGACGCGCCGAGTATGCGCGCCAGGAAATCCTCAAGGACCCCATCCTGCCCAGCGGGGTTGCCGAGGTGATTCTGCTGCTGATCGGCGAAGGCATGCGGCACATGACCGGCAAGGTCATCCCGGTCGACAACGGAGCCTACCCACGATGA
- a CDS encoding sulfotransferase family protein has protein sequence MNKMVGLWAHPRSRSTVLERVFIERGDFEVFHEPFAHMAFSEDSAIPSDEWDHSLPTTYQGIKQHLLTAKERANVFHKDMCYHCLDDLKVDVGFLAQQHNIFLIREPASSIISHHRVHPDMPMQAIGHKALYEIFCVVTKLTGTVPYVINADDLAAEPERVIRKLCDYLGIEFLPHALTWKRECPPQWKTWRSWHVAAENSERIVSPATPHIDMQTLEEHPKLRALYEYHRTFYARMNEFCQ, from the coding sequence ATGAACAAAATGGTCGGGTTATGGGCGCACCCGCGCTCGCGTTCCACCGTGTTGGAACGTGTGTTCATCGAGCGTGGGGATTTCGAGGTCTTCCACGAGCCCTTCGCTCACATGGCGTTTTCCGAGGATTCGGCGATCCCGTCGGATGAATGGGACCACAGTCTGCCCACGACGTATCAGGGCATAAAACAACACCTGCTCACCGCCAAAGAACGTGCAAATGTGTTTCATAAAGACATGTGTTACCACTGCCTGGATGACTTGAAAGTTGATGTGGGTTTTTTGGCGCAACAACACAACATCTTTCTTATTCGCGAACCCGCCAGCAGCATTATTTCCCATCATCGGGTGCATCCCGATATGCCGATGCAGGCCATCGGGCATAAAGCGTTATATGAGATTTTTTGTGTAGTAACCAAACTCACCGGAACAGTCCCGTATGTGATTAATGCGGATGACCTTGCTGCCGAACCCGAACGCGTTATTCGTAAACTCTGTGATTACTTGGGTATCGAGTTTCTACCGCACGCGCTGACCTGGAAACGTGAATGCCCACCCCAGTGGAAAACCTGGAGAAGTTGGCACGTGGCGGCCGAAAACAGTGAGCGAATTGTTTCGCCGGCTACACCGCACATTGATATGCAGACGCTCGAAGAGCATCCGAAGTTAAGGGCGCTGTACGAATACCATCGCACGTTTTACGCGCGCATGAACGAATTTTGCCAATAG
- a CDS encoding transaldolase, whose amino-acid sequence MPDVFLPANGFSSVTTNPRLVTAVILEKREYWASRFNLASLSPAELRKKLYNEVITEGAAALAPLWVQSAQAEGWMCAQVEPVDVRCTERMTARGLELQLLAPNVMVKVPGSLEGLATVEALVAQGGSVNITFCFTVSQFQAGIQAIQRGMATACSNGIDTRHCKHVITFMIGRFSCQPEFALQAAERGLALSAEELRWAELLIYEQIQALVTACKVPVKTLLSSIKIDVDERGNKHCWHLEKTGLSTTCYTLTPDVVEFLIERESHGKPVLPAVDALEPPPSTFAKLLRIPYFCEAYLLDGIEPYDFGNHEAFINACNEANSAHRRLTDYCVRLCPVAKPFKRSLNALLAAEFGVIA is encoded by the coding sequence ATGCCGGATGTGTTCTTGCCTGCCAACGGTTTTAGCAGCGTGACCACCAACCCTCGGCTGGTGACGGCCGTTATCCTCGAAAAACGCGAGTATTGGGCGTCGCGCTTTAACCTGGCGAGCCTGTCTCCCGCCGAGCTGCGCAAGAAGCTGTACAACGAAGTGATCACCGAAGGCGCTGCAGCGCTTGCACCGCTGTGGGTTCAATCGGCCCAGGCCGAAGGCTGGATGTGTGCCCAGGTTGAGCCTGTGGATGTGCGTTGCACCGAACGCATGACCGCCAGGGGCCTGGAACTGCAGCTGCTTGCACCGAATGTAATGGTCAAGGTGCCGGGCAGCCTGGAGGGTTTGGCCACCGTCGAAGCCCTGGTGGCCCAGGGCGGTTCGGTAAATATCACCTTCTGCTTTACGGTCTCGCAATTCCAGGCCGGTATCCAGGCGATACAGCGGGGCATGGCAACCGCGTGCAGCAACGGTATCGACACCCGTCATTGCAAACACGTGATCACTTTCATGATCGGGCGCTTCTCCTGCCAGCCCGAGTTCGCGCTGCAGGCGGCGGAGCGTGGCCTGGCGCTGAGCGCCGAAGAGCTGCGCTGGGCCGAATTGCTGATTTACGAGCAGATACAGGCGCTGGTGACGGCCTGCAAGGTGCCGGTCAAGACCCTGCTTTCCAGCATCAAAATCGATGTCGACGAGCGCGGCAACAAGCACTGCTGGCACCTGGAAAAGACCGGCCTGAGTACCACCTGCTACACCTTGACGCCGGACGTGGTGGAGTTTCTGATCGAGCGCGAAAGCCACGGTAAGCCGGTATTGCCGGCGGTGGATGCACTTGAGCCGCCGCCTTCGACCTTCGCCAAGCTGCTCCGCATCCCGTACTTCTGCGAAGCCTATTTGCTTGACGGCATCGAGCCATATGACTTCGGCAACCACGAAGCCTTTATCAACGCCTGCAATGAAGCCAACAGCGCGCACCGGCGCCTGACGGACTATTGCGTTCGACTCTGCCCCGTGGCCAAGCCGTTCAAACGCTCGCTCAACGCACTGCTGGCCGCCGAGTTCGGGGTGATCGCATGA